In the genome of Fusarium fujikuroi IMI 58289 draft genome, chromosome FFUJ_chr02, one region contains:
- a CDS encoding related to IMP2-mitochondrial inner membrane protease subunit, producing the protein MAVGSVWARLRGNGQPSLARSTALRLFGFATWIPVIAMFNLHVAELTFVDGASMYPLINDDKDSTLRRDVILNWKWSPQENLERGMVVTLRSPLHPETIAVKRVVALENDVIKTKAPHPLPTVRVPQGHVWVEGDGPPGSSLDSNTYGPVSKQLITGRVTHIVFPFRKFGALPWRDHQRPLME; encoded by the exons ATGGCTGTCGGCTCAGTGTGGGCACGTCTGAGAGGCAATGGCCAACCCAGTCTGGCCAGATCAACAGCTCTAAGACTCTTTGGATTCGCAACATGGATCCCAGTCATCGCCATGTTCAACCTGCACGTTGCAGAGCTGACCTTTGTTGACGGCGCATCTATGTATCCGTTGATTAACGACGACAAGGACTCGACTTTACGACGAGATGTGATTCTCAACTGGAAGTGGTCTCCTCAAGAGAATCTAGAGCGTGGCATGGTCGTGACATTACG gagTCCGCTACATCCCGAGACAATCGCAGTCAAGCGCGTAGTGGCACTGGAGAACGATGTTATCAAGACAAAAGCGCCTCATCCTCTGCCGACAGTGAGAGTCCCGCAGGGGCACGTGTGGGTTGAGGGTGATGGACCGCCTGGATCGAGTCTGGATAGCAATACGTACGGACCCGTATCTAAGCAGTTGATTACAGGGCGGGTTACTCATATTGTGTTTCCTTTTCGCAAGTTTGGAGCTCTTCCATGGAGGGATCACCAGAGGCCATTGATGGAGTAG
- a CDS encoding probable translation initiation factor eIF-2 alpha chain, whose amino-acid sequence MAQNQHCRFYEEKYPEIDSFVMVNVKQIAEMGAYVKLLEYDNIDGMILLSELSRRRIRSIQKLIRVGRNEVVVVLRVDKEKGYIDLSKRRVSPEDIVKCEERYNKSKMVHSIMVHLAEKTKLDIESLYEAIAWPLNKRFGHAIDAFKLSITNPEVWNDITFPNEVAKEELKSYIGKRLTPQPTKIRADIEVTCFGYEGIDAVKTALRTAEAHSTDDTQVKVKLVSPPLYVLTCSTLDKNVGITCLGEAIVDVRKSIEGAGGNLTVKMEPKAVTESDDAELQALMEKRERENAEVSGDESMSDSDENIPETI is encoded by the exons ATGGCCCAAAATCAACATTGCCGTTTTTATGAGGAGAAGTACCCGGAGATCGACAGCTTCGTCATGGTCAATGTCAAGCAG ATCGCCGAAATGGGTGCCTACGTTAAGCTTCTAGAGTACGACAACATCGACGGCATGATCCTGCTTTCCGAGCTTTCTCGAAGACGTATTCGAAGTATCCAGAAGCTCATTCGGGTCGGTCGCAACGAGGTCGTCGTGGTGCTCCGtgtcgacaaggagaagg GTTACATCGATCTTTCCAAGCGACGAGTCTCCCCCGAGGATATCGTTAAGTGTGAGGAGCGATAcaacaagagcaagatgGTTCACTCTATCATGGTGCATCTCGCCGAGAAGACCAAGCTCGATATCGAGAGCCTCTATGAAGCCATTGCTTGGCCCCTAAACAAGCGATTCGGACATGCTATCGACGCTTTCAAGCTTTCCATCAC aaaccCCGAGGTCTGGAACGATATTACCTTCCCCAACGAGgtggccaaggaggagctcAAGTCATACATCGGAAAGCGTCTTACACCCCAGCCCACCAAGATCCGAGCCGATATCGAGGTCACTTGCTTCGGATACGAGGGAATCGACGCCGTCAAGACTGCTCTTCGCACAGCCGAGGCCCACAGCACCGACGACACccaggtcaaggtcaagctcGTGTCTCCGCCTCTCTACGTTCTTACATGCTCGACCTTGGACAAGAACGTTGGCATTACTTGCTTGGGAGAGGCCATCGTTGATGTCCGAAAGAGCATCGAGGGTGCCGGTGGTAACTTGACAGTCAAGATGGAGCCCAAGGCCGTTACCGAGAGCGATGATGCGGAGCTGCAAGCATTGATGGAGAAGCGTGAGCGTGAGAACGCCGAGGTCAGCGGTGACGAGAGCATGAGCGACAGCGACGAAAACATCCCTGAGACCATCTAG
- a CDS encoding probable norsolorinic acid reductase encodes MALPFAPPPKSPLGRYRLLSPTASVWVSPICLGTMNFGNAWKEWMGECDQSTSESILDFFYEQGGNFIDSANNYQFQETEKWVGEWMRKRGNRDEIVLATKYTTNFRAGPGAPNIMVNFTGNGSKSLRASVEASLKNLQTDYIDLLYVHWYDGNTSIPEMMQSLNQLVLSGKVLHLGVSDTPAWIVSKANEYARCNGLRQFSVYQGRWSAASRDFERDIIPMCQAEGMGIAPWGSLGGGKFKTEEQRNAREGRRVEASEKEIRTSKVLESIADRKNTLITSIALAYVMHKTSYVFPIIGGRKVDHLKANIQALTLNLSPEDIQEIDGATEFDVGFPNDFLYRGGNSFGGPDVWLLQMGGTFDHIQPPKPISAAARGE; translated from the exons ATGGCTCTCCCTTTCGCACCACCGCCCAAAAGCCCTCTAGGGCGCTACCGACTTTTGTCACCAACTGCATCGGTTTGGGTGTCCCCTATTTGTCTTGGTACAATGAACTTTGGAAATGCTTG GAAAGAGTGGATGGGAGAATGCGACCAGTCCACGTCGGAGTCAATATTGGATTTCTTCTATGAACAG GGCGGAAATTTTATTGACTCTGCAAACAACTACCAATTCCAGGAAACCGAGAAATGGGTGGGAGAGTGGATGAGGAAGCGCGGCAACCGGGATGAAATCG TTCTCGCCACCAAATACACCACCAACTTTCGAGCTGGGCCTGGTGCTCCTAATATCATGGTGAACTTCACTGGCAACGGATCGAAGAGTCTGAGGGCTTCAGTTGAGGCCAGTCTTAAGAACCTGCAGACCGATTACATTGATCTT CTCTATGTTCACTGGTATGATGGCAACACCTCTATCCCAGAGATGATGCAATCTCTCAACCAACTCGTACTCTCCGGAAAGGTCCTCCACTTGGGCGTCAGCGATACTCCTGCTTGGATCGTGAG CAAGGCCAATGAATATGCTCGCTGCAATGGACTGCGGCAATTCTCTGTGTACCAAGGTCGTTGGTCGGCGGCCTCCCGTGACTTCGAGCGGGATATCATTCCCATGTGTCAAGCTGAAGGCATGGGAATTGCGCCGTGGGGCTCCCTTGGAGGCGGAAAGTTCAAGACCGAAGAACAACGCAATGCGCGGGAAGGACGAAGAGTGGAGGCCAGCGAGAAAGAGATCAGAACCAGTAAAGTGCTGGAGTCGATCGCTGACCGTAAGAACACACTCATCACCAGCATCGCACTGGCATATGTCATGCACAAGACAAGTTATGTATTCCCCATCATAGGTGGTCGAAAGGTGGATCATCTCAAAGCCAACATTCAGGCTCTCACCCTGAATCTCTCCCCTGAGGATATTCAGGAGATCGATGGGGCTACTGAATTTGATGTGGGCTTTCCTAACGATTTCCTGTATCGTGGGGGTAACTCTTTTGGAGGTCCAGACGTTTGGCTGCTCCAGATGGGCGGCACGTTTGACCACATCCAACCACCAAAG CCCATCTCAGCGGCTGCGCGAGGGGAATAG
- a CDS encoding related to GLE2-required for nuclear pore complex structure and function, producing MAPATQYELSPPPTDAVSAIAFAPSSGTKLLVSSWDKKVYCYDIAGGAGEATLVNTYEHRAPVLDVCFGANDNEAFTAGVDWCVNRIDLETGEKTLLSKHAAPVRSIAYSPKFSILVSASWDCSLNLHNLSDPSSTPIRVSLPGKPHALAASPTKIVVAMAGRVINIYDLKTIVDLFATGSSDLQPWQQRESSLRYLTRAVSCMPNDAGYATSSIEGRVAVEWFEDTAESQARKYAFKCHRQAAPDGDGDIVYPVNALAFHPVHGTFASGGGDGTAALWDAEAKRRLKQYQKFPNSVAALAFSSDGRYLAVGVCPGFETGQEEYSGAGQTSVLIRELGENEAKGKGAK from the exons ATGGCTCCTG CGACTCAATACGAACTTTCACCGCCCCCAACCGACGCGGTCTCGGCGATCGCGTTTGCGCCGTCTTCTGGAACCAAGCTCCTTGTCTCATCATGGGATAAGAAGGTGTATTGCTACGATATCGCGGGTGGAGCTGGCGAGGCGACTCTCGTAAACACATACGAACACCGGGCGCCAGTCTTGGATGTCTGCTTCGGCGCCAATGATAATGAAGCTTTTACTGCTGGCGTGGATTGGTGTGTTAACAG AATCGACTTGGAGACTGGTGAGAAGACCTTGCTGAGCAAACATGCTGCGCCGGTGCGGTCTATAGCCTACAGCCCAAAGTTTT CGATCTTGGTCTCCGCGTCTTGGGATTGCAGCTTGAACCTCCATAACCTCAGCGATCCTTCAAGCACCCCAATTAGGGTCTCCCTCCCCGGCAAGCCCCATGCGCTGGCTGCTAGTCCTACGAAGATCGTGGTTGCCATGGCTGGCCGTGTTATTAACATCTACGACCTGAAGACCATTGTCGACCTCTTCGCAACTGGTTCATCTGACCTGCAGCCATGGCAGCAACGTGAATCGTCTCTGCGATATTTAACACGCGCAGTGTCCTGCATGCCCAATGATGCTGGCTACGCCACTAGCAGTATCGAAGGCCGTGTTGCAGTTGAATGGTTTGAGGATACAGCCGAGTCCCAGGCTCGAAAGTACGCCTTCAAGTGCCATCGACAGGCAGCCCcagatggtgatggcgataTTGTCTATCCCGTAAATGCTCTCGCCTTCCACCCTGTTCATGGAACATTTGCTTCAGGGGGTGGCGATGGCACCGCTGCTTTGTGGGATGCAGAAGCAAAGCGACGACTTAAACAATACCAGAAATTCCCCAACAGCGTTGCTGCGCTTGCTTTCTCAAGCGACGGGAGATATCTTGCTGTCGGTGTTTGCCCTGGGTTTGAGACTGGCCAAGAGGAGTACAGCGGTGCCGGACAGACATCGGTATTGATCCGTGAGCTTGGGGAGAATGAAGCTAAGGGCAAAGGAGCTAAATAG